In one Sphingomonas hankookensis genomic region, the following are encoded:
- the tsaB gene encoding tRNA (adenosine(37)-N6)-threonylcarbamoyltransferase complex dimerization subunit type 1 TsaB, with protein sequence MRTLVIETATAACSVALIEDGAVIAHDHVVVGRGHAERLVPMIAALPDQGRADAILVDCGPGSFTGVRVGLAAARGLGIGWGVPVTGYSSLALIAAAALAEQPGDAIVAVLDGGHGEVFQQAFDGDLVADGPAVSRKPADAVAALARRRVVGQGLARLRSVDDSLPDSDRLPDAADAVLLPAVQASLPPAPLYGRAPDAVPSVRA encoded by the coding sequence GTGCGGACGCTGGTCATCGAAACCGCCACCGCCGCCTGCTCGGTCGCGTTGATCGAGGATGGCGCCGTGATCGCACACGACCATGTCGTCGTCGGGCGCGGCCATGCCGAACGGCTGGTGCCGATGATCGCCGCCCTGCCCGATCAAGGACGCGCCGATGCGATCCTGGTCGATTGCGGTCCGGGCAGCTTTACCGGCGTGCGCGTCGGGCTGGCGGCGGCGCGCGGGCTGGGCATCGGCTGGGGCGTGCCGGTTACGGGCTATTCGTCGCTGGCGCTGATCGCCGCCGCCGCGCTCGCCGAACAACCGGGCGACGCGATCGTCGCGGTGCTCGACGGCGGCCATGGCGAGGTGTTTCAGCAGGCGTTCGACGGCGATCTGGTCGCCGATGGCCCGGCGGTGTCGCGCAAGCCCGCCGATGCGGTCGCGGCGCTTGCCCGCCGTCGGGTGGTCGGACAGGGCCTTGCCCGGTTGCGCAGCGTCGACGACAGCCTGCCCGACAGCGACCGCCTGCCCGATGCCGCCGATGCGGTGCTGCTTCCGGCGGTGCAGGCCAGCCTGCCCCCCGCCCCGCTCTATGGTCGTGCGCCCGATGCGGTGCCGAGCGTGCGGGCATGA
- a CDS encoding Gfo/Idh/MocA family protein, translated as MTLASPTRIALAGIGKIARDQHIPHIAASPDFELVAAVTGHAAPDGVPGFKTIDEMMAAMPDVQAISICTPPRGRLSLIQQALDHGLDVMIEKPPAATLSEAQAFARAAEQAGKVLFATWHSREAAAVEPARQWLATRNIRRVAVNWKEDVRVWHPGQAWIWEPGIGVFDPGINALSVITRILPRPLLLDAAELRFPSNRDAPIAADLDFTDTAGVPVRVEFDFDQTGPQTWDVDVETDDGNLKLSMGASQMAVDGTPVDVGDEPEYARLYRRFAECLRDRVSDVDLSPFVHVNDAFLLGRRVTVGEFSE; from the coding sequence ATGACGTTGGCTTCCCCGACCCGCATTGCGTTGGCCGGCATCGGCAAGATCGCGCGCGACCAGCATATCCCGCACATCGCCGCCAGCCCGGATTTCGAGCTCGTCGCCGCCGTCACCGGCCATGCCGCGCCCGATGGTGTGCCGGGGTTCAAGACCATCGACGAGATGATGGCGGCGATGCCCGATGTGCAGGCGATCTCGATCTGCACGCCGCCGCGCGGACGCCTGTCGCTGATCCAACAGGCGCTCGACCACGGGCTCGACGTGATGATCGAAAAGCCGCCCGCCGCCACCCTGTCCGAAGCGCAGGCGTTCGCCCGCGCCGCCGAACAGGCCGGCAAGGTGCTGTTCGCGACTTGGCATTCGCGCGAGGCAGCGGCGGTCGAACCGGCGCGGCAATGGCTGGCCACCCGCAATATCCGCCGCGTCGCGGTCAATTGGAAGGAGGACGTGCGCGTCTGGCATCCGGGACAGGCATGGATCTGGGAGCCGGGCATCGGTGTGTTCGATCCGGGGATCAACGCGCTGTCGGTCATCACCCGCATCCTGCCGCGCCCGCTGCTGCTCGATGCGGCGGAGCTACGCTTTCCCTCGAACCGCGACGCGCCGATCGCCGCCGATCTCGACTTCACCGACACGGCGGGCGTGCCGGTCCGCGTCGAATTCGACTTCGACCAGACGGGGCCGCAGACCTGGGACGTCGATGTCGAAACCGATGACGGCAACCTGAAGCTGTCGATGGGCGCGTCGCAGATGGCGGTCGATGGCACGCCGGTCGATGTTGGTGACGAGCCCGAATATGCTCGCCTGTATCGCCGTTTCGCCGAATGCCTGCGCGACCGGGTGAGCGACGTCGATCTGTCGCCGTTCGTGCACGTCAACGACGCCTTCCTGTTGGGGCGGCGGGTGACGGTCGGGGAGTTCAGCGAGTAG
- a CDS encoding Crp/Fnr family transcriptional regulator, whose amino-acid sequence MIETHLAKLRARDTISEEEEQVIRASLGEVRELRAHVTCIRAGERLSASTLLLDGLMCRYKDLPGGERQITELHVAGDFLDLHSFSLKQLEHNVMALTPCRVVLVPHAKLTEITETQPHLARVYWFLTALDAAIHREWELSLGRRSAIQRIAHLMCELRVRLGLIGQADDDGFALPLTQSDLSDCTGLTPVHVNRTLRDLRERGLMDFRGRRVTIHDLAGLTALAEFDDSYLYLRREER is encoded by the coding sequence GTGATCGAGACGCATCTGGCGAAACTGCGCGCACGCGACACGATTTCCGAGGAGGAGGAGCAGGTCATCCGTGCCTCGCTGGGCGAGGTGCGCGAATTGCGGGCGCACGTCACCTGCATCCGCGCCGGCGAGCGGCTGAGCGCGAGCACGCTGCTGCTCGACGGGTTGATGTGCCGCTACAAGGATCTGCCGGGCGGCGAGCGGCAGATCACCGAATTGCATGTCGCGGGCGACTTTCTCGACCTGCACAGCTTTTCGCTGAAACAGCTCGAGCATAATGTCATGGCGCTGACCCCGTGCCGCGTCGTGCTGGTGCCGCATGCCAAGCTGACCGAGATTACCGAGACCCAGCCGCATCTGGCGCGGGTCTACTGGTTCCTGACCGCGCTCGATGCCGCGATCCACCGCGAATGGGAATTGTCGCTCGGCCGGCGCAGCGCGATCCAGCGGATCGCCCACCTGATGTGCGAGTTGCGCGTGCGGCTGGGCCTGATCGGGCAGGCGGACGATGACGGCTTCGCCCTGCCGCTGACCCAGTCCGACCTGTCCGACTGCACCGGCCTCACCCCGGTCCATGTCAACCGCACGCTGCGCGACCTGCGCGAACGCGGGCTGATGGATTTTCGCGGGCGGCGGGTGACGATCCATGATCTTGCCGGGCTGACCGCGCTGGCCGAGTTCGACGATTCGTACCTGTATCTCCGTCGCGAGGAGCGTTGA
- a CDS encoding NifU family protein: protein MLIETESTPNPATLKFLPGQVVMDAGTRDFASPEEAEASPLATQLFALGDVVGVFFGRDFVSVTKAPGSEWADLKPDVLALLLDHFGGRMPLFHATGTAGFSVPAEDAAFTDNPEDADIVEQIKELIETRVRPAVANDGGDIVYRGFDQGKVYLQLQGACSGCPSSSATLKNGIEQLLKYYVPEVTEVRAV, encoded by the coding sequence ATGTTGATCGAAACCGAATCCACGCCCAATCCGGCGACGCTGAAATTCCTGCCCGGGCAGGTCGTGATGGACGCCGGCACGCGCGACTTCGCGTCGCCGGAGGAAGCGGAAGCATCGCCCCTCGCCACGCAGCTGTTCGCGCTGGGCGATGTCGTCGGCGTGTTCTTCGGCCGCGACTTCGTGTCGGTGACCAAGGCGCCGGGCAGCGAATGGGCCGATCTGAAGCCGGATGTGCTGGCGCTGCTGCTCGACCATTTCGGCGGGCGCATGCCGTTGTTCCACGCGACCGGCACCGCCGGCTTCTCGGTTCCGGCCGAGGACGCGGCCTTCACGGACAACCCGGAAGACGCCGACATCGTCGAACAGATCAAGGAACTGATCGAAACCCGCGTCCGTCCGGCGGTGGCGAATGACGGCGGCGACATCGTCTATCGCGGGTTCGACCAGGGCAAGGTCTATCTCCAGCTGCAGGGCGCCTGTTCGGGCTGCCCGTCGTCCAGCGCGACGCTGAAGAACGGGATCGAGCAATTGCTCAAATATTATGTCCCCGAAGTCACGGAGGTTCGTGCAGTCTGA
- a CDS encoding DUF3592 domain-containing protein, producing the protein MRAKLFVVLGIALLTAAAVQAVAVRRYLRDTSVTIGEVMATPYGGSHPVIRFATADGVVVTFPGNGWIGGYATGDRIAVRYDPRRPRISPAIDAIGSVWAGVIASVVLGVGFVLGGWLSRRR; encoded by the coding sequence ATGCGTGCGAAGCTGTTCGTCGTACTGGGTATCGCGCTTCTGACGGCTGCGGCAGTGCAGGCAGTCGCCGTGCGCCGCTACCTTCGCGACACATCGGTGACCATCGGCGAGGTAATGGCAACGCCCTATGGCGGAAGCCACCCGGTCATACGGTTCGCGACGGCGGACGGCGTCGTCGTGACCTTTCCCGGCAATGGATGGATCGGCGGCTACGCCACAGGTGACCGCATAGCGGTGCGCTACGATCCGCGACGACCACGGATCAGCCCGGCGATCGACGCGATCGGCAGCGTCTGGGCAGGCGTGATCGCGTCGGTCGTGCTGGGCGTAGGGTTCGTGCTGGGCGGGTGGCTGTCGCGAAGGCGATAA
- a CDS encoding competence/damage-inducible protein A produces MTDRIWTAALLVIGDEILSGRTQDKNVSQLATWLNVQGIRLSEVRVVADREDAIVEAVNTLRARNDYLFTTGGIGPTHDDITVDSIAAALGVPVVVHPRARAILEAYYATRGGLTDARLRMARVPQGGELIENRMSGAPGIHIANIFVMAGVPHIAAAMLDSLTGTMEGGRPVVSGTLGCWVGESEVAGMLGEVERAHDGVAIGSYPFFREGRTGANFVVRATDPVLVDACLADLTDRLRSAGHDPVAGGI; encoded by the coding sequence ATGACCGATCGCATCTGGACCGCCGCCCTGCTCGTCATCGGGGATGAGATTCTCTCCGGCCGGACGCAGGACAAGAATGTGTCGCAGCTGGCGACCTGGCTGAACGTGCAGGGCATCCGCCTGTCCGAGGTTCGGGTGGTTGCCGACCGGGAGGATGCGATCGTCGAGGCGGTGAACACGCTGCGGGCGCGCAACGATTATCTCTTCACCACCGGCGGGATCGGCCCGACCCATGACGACATCACCGTCGATTCGATCGCGGCGGCGCTGGGCGTGCCGGTCGTCGTGCATCCCCGCGCGCGGGCGATCCTCGAAGCCTATTACGCAACGCGTGGCGGGCTGACCGACGCGCGGCTGCGCATGGCGCGGGTTCCGCAAGGCGGCGAGCTGATCGAGAACCGGATGTCGGGCGCGCCGGGCATTCATATCGCGAATATCTTCGTCATGGCGGGCGTGCCGCATATCGCCGCGGCGATGCTCGACAGCCTGACCGGCACGATGGAGGGCGGTCGGCCGGTCGTCTCCGGGACGCTCGGCTGCTGGGTGGGCGAGAGCGAGGTGGCCGGGATGCTGGGCGAGGTCGAACGCGCGCATGATGGCGTGGCGATCGGCAGCTACCCCTTCTTTCGCGAAGGCCGCACCGGCGCGAACTTCGTCGTCCGCGCGACCGATCCGGTGTTGGTCGATGCCTGCCTTGCGGACTTGACCGACCGCCTGCGCTCTGCCGGTCACGATCCGGTCGCCGGCGGAATCTGA
- a CDS encoding GNAT family N-acetyltransferase has product MSDTRVAIALADGTAADVGAVDRVMQAAFDPRFGEAWTPAQCLGMLSLPGVWLTLAHLDGRLVGFALTRAVADDAELLLIAVLPDERGRGVGRALLRRAIDDAAVRGAVRLCLEMRAGNDATRLYASEGFAKCGERRNYYAGRGGERFDAHTYVRPIPGK; this is encoded by the coding sequence ATGAGCGATACGCGCGTCGCGATCGCGCTGGCCGATGGCACCGCCGCCGATGTCGGCGCGGTCGACCGGGTGATGCAGGCGGCGTTCGATCCGCGCTTTGGGGAGGCATGGACCCCTGCCCAATGCCTCGGCATGTTGTCGTTGCCCGGCGTCTGGCTGACGCTGGCGCATCTGGACGGCCGACTGGTCGGCTTCGCGCTGACGCGGGCGGTGGCCGATGATGCCGAATTGCTGCTGATCGCGGTGCTTCCCGACGAACGCGGGCGCGGGGTCGGACGCGCCCTGCTGCGGCGGGCGATCGACGATGCCGCTGTGCGGGGTGCCGTGCGGCTGTGCCTCGAAATGCGCGCGGGCAACGATGCCACCCGGCTCTATGCCAGCGAAGGCTTCGCCAAATGCGGGGAGCGGCGCAATTATTATGCCGGTCGCGGTGGCGAACGCTTCGACGCACACACCTATGTCCGGCCGATTCCGGGCAAATAA
- a CDS encoding lysophospholipid acyltransferase family protein yields the protein MPLPARLRLIARAGGMLAALVVYLILHGSWRALRLRSPWPPRFLGRIASVVGVRTTVIGSPAPRDVLYLANHQSWIDILAIAGASGSAFVAKGELRDAPLVGWLCTLNHTLFVDRGDRLGVARQIDTLRQALLADHPVTVFPEGTTSAPGELLPFKAALLGAIDPPPPGLRVQPVYLDYGDARDVAWLGDEPGTTNAARVLARPGRIALTIHFLEPFDPAGMGRKAVAARARDAIAAAMRQGRT from the coding sequence ATGCCCCTGCCCGCGCGGCTGCGGTTGATCGCACGGGCGGGCGGCATGCTGGCGGCGCTGGTCGTCTATCTGATCCTGCACGGCAGTTGGCGGGCATTGCGCCTGCGCTCGCCATGGCCGCCGCGCTTTCTGGGGCGGATCGCTTCGGTCGTCGGGGTCAGGACCACCGTCATCGGGTCGCCGGCGCCGCGCGACGTGCTCTACCTCGCCAATCATCAAAGCTGGATCGACATTCTCGCCATTGCCGGGGCGAGCGGGAGTGCGTTCGTCGCCAAGGGCGAGTTGCGTGACGCGCCGCTGGTCGGGTGGCTGTGCACGCTGAACCACACCCTCTTTGTCGATCGCGGCGACCGGCTGGGCGTGGCGCGGCAGATCGATACGCTGCGCCAGGCGCTGCTGGCCGACCATCCGGTGACGGTGTTTCCCGAAGGGACGACCAGCGCGCCGGGCGAATTGCTGCCGTTCAAGGCGGCGTTGCTGGGTGCGATCGACCCGCCGCCGCCGGGCCTCAGGGTACAGCCGGTCTATCTCGACTATGGCGACGCGCGGGACGTCGCGTGGCTGGGTGACGAGCCGGGCACGACGAATGCTGCGAGGGTGCTGGCACGGCCGGGGCGGATCGCGCTGACGATCCATTTCCTCGAACCGTTCGATCCGGCGGGCATGGGACGCAAGGCGGTCGCGGCAAGGGCGCGGGATGCGATCGCGGCGGCGATGCGTCAGGGAAGAACGTAA
- the map gene encoding type I methionyl aminopeptidase has translation MTDYQTVTADMPLARTGAIKLHDATGFEGMRRAGRLAAHILDEITPHVVPGVTTAELDAIIYRLMREGGAVPATLGYRGYAHSTCISINHVVCHGIPSDRALKDGDIANIDVTPLLDGWHGDSSRTYLVGNVPIKARKLVDVTYECLMLGIEQAKPGNRMGDVAHAIQRHAEAHRYGVVRDFCGHGLGQLFHDAPEVIHAGRPGTGPELRPGMFFTIEPMINIGRPDVKMLEDGWTAVTRDRSLSAQFEHSIGITEDGCEIFTLSPKGFTKPPYG, from the coding sequence ATGACCGACTATCAGACCGTCACCGCCGATATGCCGCTGGCCCGGACCGGCGCGATCAAGCTGCACGATGCCACCGGGTTCGAAGGGATGCGCCGCGCCGGCCGCCTCGCCGCGCACATCCTCGATGAAATCACCCCGCATGTCGTGCCGGGCGTCACCACCGCCGAGCTGGATGCGATCATCTATCGCCTGATGCGCGAGGGCGGCGCGGTGCCCGCCACGCTCGGCTATCGCGGCTATGCCCATTCGACCTGCATCTCGATCAACCATGTGGTTTGTCATGGCATCCCGTCGGACCGGGCGCTGAAGGACGGCGACATCGCCAATATCGACGTGACGCCGCTGCTGGACGGCTGGCATGGCGACAGCAGCCGCACCTATCTGGTCGGCAACGTGCCGATCAAGGCCCGCAAGCTGGTCGACGTGACCTATGAATGCCTGATGCTCGGCATCGAACAGGCGAAGCCCGGCAACCGGATGGGCGATGTCGCGCACGCGATCCAGCGCCATGCCGAAGCGCATCGCTACGGCGTGGTCCGCGACTTCTGCGGTCACGGCCTGGGCCAGCTGTTCCACGACGCGCCGGAAGTGATCCATGCCGGCCGCCCCGGCACCGGTCCGGAACTGCGGCCCGGCATGTTCTTCACCATCGAACCGATGATCAATATCGGCCGCCCCGACGTGAAGATGCTGGAGGATGGCTGGACGGCGGTGACGCGCGACCGGTCGCTGTCGGCGCAGTTCGAGCATTCGATCGGGATTACCGAGGATGGGTGCGAGATCTTCACGCTCAGCCCCAAGGGGTTTACGAAGCCGCCGTACGGGTAA
- a CDS encoding P-II family nitrogen regulator has product MKKIEAIIKPFKLDEVKEALHEVGVSGITVTEAKGFGRQKGHTELYRGAEYVVDFLPKVKLEVVVEDGLAERVVEAIAAAAQTGRIGDGKIFVIPVETALRIRTGERNDDAI; this is encoded by the coding sequence ATGAAGAAGATCGAGGCCATCATCAAGCCGTTCAAGCTGGATGAGGTAAAGGAAGCGCTGCACGAGGTTGGCGTGAGCGGGATCACCGTGACCGAGGCCAAGGGCTTCGGTCGGCAGAAGGGCCATACCGAACTGTATCGCGGCGCGGAATATGTCGTCGATTTCCTGCCCAAGGTGAAGCTGGAAGTGGTGGTCGAGGACGGCCTGGCCGAGCGCGTCGTGGAGGCGATCGCCGCGGCGGCACAGACCGGCCGCATCGGCGACGGAAAGATTTTCGTCATTCCGGTCGAGACCGCCTTGCGCATCCGCACGGGTGAGCGCAACGACGACGCGATCTGA
- a CDS encoding Fur family transcriptional regulator, whose amino-acid sequence MPRKIDLEALCHQKGLRITEQRRVIARVLSEADDHPDVEKVYERASAIDPGISIATVYRTVRLFEEAGILDRHDFGDGRARYEPSPEAHHDHLIDVESGRVIEFVDPELELLQKQIAERLGFRLVDHRMELYGVSLDRKD is encoded by the coding sequence ATGCCCCGCAAGATCGATCTCGAAGCGCTGTGTCACCAAAAGGGGCTGCGGATCACCGAACAGCGCCGCGTCATCGCGCGCGTCCTGTCCGAAGCCGACGACCATCCCGATGTCGAAAAGGTGTATGAACGCGCATCGGCGATCGATCCGGGCATCTCGATCGCGACCGTGTATCGCACCGTGCGCCTGTTCGAAGAGGCGGGCATCCTCGACCGTCACGATTTCGGCGACGGCCGCGCGCGCTACGAACCCTCGCCCGAGGCGCATCACGATCACCTGATCGATGTGGAGAGCGGCCGGGTGATCGAATTCGTCGATCCGGAACTGGAACTGCTGCAGAAACAAATTGCCGAACGCCTGGGCTTCCGTCTCGTCGACCACCGCATGGAACTCTACGGCGTCAGCCTCGACCGCAAGGATTGA
- a CDS encoding MucR family transcriptional regulator, translated as MEMDAERDGTLIALTADIVAAHVGNNNIDVADIPTLIHSVHGALAKLGSPAEAPAPRAEPAVPVRSSVKPDYIVCLEDGRKLKMLKRHLMTHYNLTPEQYRAKWNLPADYPMVAPNYAEQRRSLAKQIGLGTQRRSA; from the coding sequence ATGGAAATGGACGCGGAGCGTGACGGCACGCTGATCGCATTGACCGCGGATATCGTCGCGGCACATGTCGGAAACAACAATATCGATGTCGCGGACATCCCGACGCTGATCCACAGCGTCCATGGTGCGCTCGCCAAGCTCGGTTCGCCGGCCGAGGCGCCCGCACCGCGCGCGGAACCGGCGGTGCCGGTGCGCTCGTCGGTCAAGCCCGACTATATCGTCTGTCTGGAGGACGGGCGGAAGCTCAAGATGCTCAAGCGGCATCTGATGACCCATTACAACCTGACGCCCGAGCAATATCGCGCGAAGTGGAACCTGCCGGCCGACTATCCGATGGTCGCGCCCAACTATGCCGAACAGCGTCGCTCGCTCGCCAAGCAGATCGGCCTGGGTACGCAACGGCGCAGCGCCTGA
- a CDS encoding purple acid phosphatase family protein, which produces MTVILDRRTLLGGFAIGAASLGVTPSRARSANRATFAVLGDWGRDTPEQHHVAAAMGRTAATAQADFVLAIGDNFYTDGVASVDDPLWQSVFEGVYTHPALQVPWYALLGNHDYRGNPQAQIDYAARSKRWRMPARYYQVADAALVRADADLFAIDTSPFVERYRSNDGVIGSNTRSQDTKQQLAWLDHALSQSRAKWKIVTGHHPIRSGGSGHGDQPEIIAQVLPILNRHGVQAYIAGHDHDLQHIRRDGIDMIQCGGGMEARPVQPVEGTRFCRAAAGFGMVQIAGDLLSFDLRDERGASLYNASIPVRARATA; this is translated from the coding sequence ATGACCGTCATCCTCGACCGCCGCACGTTGCTCGGCGGGTTCGCCATCGGCGCGGCCAGCCTGGGCGTCACGCCGTCGCGCGCGCGGAGTGCGAACCGCGCGACCTTCGCCGTCCTCGGCGACTGGGGGCGCGATACCCCCGAACAGCATCATGTCGCCGCCGCGATGGGCCGTACCGCCGCAACAGCACAGGCCGATTTCGTGCTGGCGATCGGGGACAATTTCTACACCGACGGCGTCGCGTCGGTAGACGATCCGCTGTGGCAGTCGGTGTTCGAGGGCGTCTATACCCACCCGGCGTTGCAGGTGCCGTGGTATGCGCTGCTCGGCAATCACGACTATCGCGGCAACCCGCAGGCGCAGATCGATTATGCCGCGCGCAGCAAGCGGTGGCGGATGCCGGCGCGCTATTATCAGGTCGCCGATGCGGCGCTGGTCCGCGCCGACGCCGATCTGTTCGCGATCGATACCTCGCCCTTCGTCGAACGCTATCGCAGCAACGACGGCGTGATCGGCAGCAACACGCGGTCCCAGGATACGAAACAGCAGCTGGCATGGCTCGACCATGCGCTGTCGCAGTCGCGTGCCAAGTGGAAGATCGTGACCGGCCACCACCCGATCCGATCCGGCGGCAGCGGCCATGGCGACCAGCCGGAGATCATCGCGCAGGTGCTGCCGATCCTGAACCGCCACGGCGTGCAGGCCTATATCGCGGGCCATGACCACGACCTTCAGCATATCCGTCGCGACGGGATCGACATGATCCAGTGCGGCGGCGGCATGGAGGCACGACCGGTGCAGCCAGTCGAGGGCACCCGCTTCTGCCGCGCCGCCGCCGGCTTCGGCATGGTGCAGATCGCGGGGGACCTGTTGTCGTTCGACCTGCGCGACGAACGCGGCGCCAGCCTCTACAACGCGTCGATCCCGGTCCGCGCCCGCGCTACGGCATGA
- the glnA gene encoding type I glutamate--ammonia ligase — MATTASTILKRIKEEEIEWIDLRFTDPKGKWQHLTMVASILGEDELTDGLMFDGSSIEGWKAINESDMVLKPDLDAVYTDPFSATPMLVIFCDVVEPSTGELYARDPRSTAKRAEAYLKTTGIGDTVYVGPEAEFFMFDDVRFENSYSTSYYKIDDIELPGNSGREYEAGNMGHRPRAKGGYFPVAPVDSAVDIRGEMVTTMLEMGLPCDKHHHEVAAAQHELGLTFGTLTTTADRMQIYKYVVHQVAHAYGKTATFMPKPIKEDNGSGMHTHFSIWNGGSPLFAGDGYAGLSDMCLYFIGGIIKHAKSVNAFTNPTTNSYKRLVPGYEAPVLLAYSARNRSASCRIPYGTGPKSKRVEVRFPDAMANPYLAYAALMMAGLDGIQNKIHPGEAMDKNLYDLPPAELAQVPTVCGSLREALDSLEADMDYLLKGDVFSKDQIEAYIEIKRGEVARWEMTPSPVEYDMYYSA, encoded by the coding sequence ATGGCTACTACCGCCAGCACCATCCTGAAGCGGATCAAGGAAGAAGAGATCGAGTGGATCGACCTGCGCTTCACCGATCCCAAGGGCAAGTGGCAGCACCTGACCATGGTCGCGTCGATCCTGGGCGAGGACGAGCTGACCGACGGCCTGATGTTCGACGGTTCGTCGATCGAGGGCTGGAAGGCGATCAACGAATCCGACATGGTGCTCAAGCCCGATCTTGACGCGGTCTATACCGACCCGTTCTCGGCCACCCCGATGCTGGTCATCTTCTGCGACGTGGTCGAGCCGTCGACCGGCGAACTCTATGCCCGCGACCCGCGTTCGACCGCGAAGCGCGCCGAGGCGTATCTGAAGACCACCGGCATCGGCGACACCGTCTATGTCGGGCCGGAAGCCGAATTCTTCATGTTCGACGACGTGCGGTTCGAAAACAGCTATTCGACCAGCTATTACAAGATCGACGACATCGAACTGCCGGGCAATTCGGGTCGCGAATATGAAGCCGGCAACATGGGCCACCGCCCGCGTGCCAAGGGCGGTTACTTCCCCGTCGCCCCCGTCGATAGCGCCGTCGACATTCGTGGCGAAATGGTCACGACGATGCTCGAAATGGGCCTGCCCTGCGACAAGCATCACCACGAAGTCGCCGCCGCGCAGCACGAACTGGGCCTGACCTTCGGCACGCTGACCACGACCGCCGATCGCATGCAGATCTACAAATATGTCGTGCACCAGGTCGCCCATGCCTATGGCAAGACCGCGACGTTCATGCCGAAGCCGATCAAGGAAGATAACGGCTCGGGCATGCACACCCACTTCTCGATCTGGAACGGTGGTTCGCCGCTGTTCGCCGGCGACGGCTATGCCGGCCTGTCGGACATGTGCCTGTATTTCATCGGCGGCATCATTAAGCATGCCAAGTCGGTGAACGCCTTCACCAACCCGACGACCAACAGCTACAAGCGCCTGGTCCCGGGTTACGAAGCGCCGGTGCTGCTCGCCTATTCGGCGCGCAACCGGTCGGCATCGTGCCGCATCCCGTACGGCACCGGTCCGAAGTCGAAGCGCGTCGAAGTCCGCTTCCCCGACGCGATGGCCAACCCCTATCTCGCCTATGCGGCGCTGATGATGGCTGGTCTCGACGGCATCCAGAACAAGATCCATCCGGGCGAAGCGATGGACAAGAACCTGTACGACCTGCCGCCGGCAGAACTCGCCCAGGTCCCGACCGTGTGCGGCAGCTTGCGCGAAGCGCTCGACAGCCTCGAAGCCGATATGGACTATCTGCTGAAGGGCGACGTGTTCTCGAAGGACCAGATCGAAGCCTATATCGAGATCAAGCGCGGCGAAGTGGCGCGGTGGGAAATGACCCCCAGCCCGGTCGAATATGACATGTACTACAGCGCCTGA
- a CDS encoding malonic semialdehyde reductase: MAKLDDQALDTLFRSARTFNNYTDRPVDDATLHAIWDLLKWGPTSANQLPARIVWCTSPEAKDKLAACASGTNPDKIRAAPVTAIIGMDTEFHEHLPELFPHTDAKSWFDGNAELRQASAFRNSSLQGAYLILAARALGLDTGPMSGFDAGAVDKAFFADTPSVHANFITTLGYGDTASLHPRSPRPDFAKFNRIA, from the coding sequence ATGGCCAAGCTCGACGACCAGGCGCTCGACACGCTGTTCCGCAGCGCGCGCACGTTCAACAACTATACCGATCGGCCGGTCGACGACGCGACGCTGCACGCGATCTGGGACCTGCTGAAATGGGGGCCGACCAGCGCCAACCAGCTGCCGGCGCGGATCGTGTGGTGCACCTCGCCAGAGGCGAAGGACAAGCTGGCCGCCTGCGCCAGCGGGACCAACCCCGACAAGATTCGCGCCGCGCCGGTGACCGCGATCATCGGCATGGACACCGAATTTCACGAACATCTGCCCGAACTATTCCCGCATACCGATGCGAAGTCGTGGTTCGACGGTAATGCCGAGCTGCGCCAGGCATCGGCTTTTCGCAATTCGTCGTTGCAGGGCGCCTATCTGATCCTCGCGGCACGCGCCCTGGGGCTCGATACCGGGCCGATGTCGGGCTTCGATGCCGGCGCGGTGGACAAGGCGTTCTTTGCCGATACGCCGTCGGTCCACGCCAATTTCATCACGACGCTCGGCTATGGCGATACCGCCAGCCTGCATCCGCGGTCGCCCCGGCCCGATTTCGCCAAGTTCAACCGGATCGCCTGA